Proteins encoded within one genomic window of Diceros bicornis minor isolate mBicDic1 chromosome X, mDicBic1.mat.cur, whole genome shotgun sequence:
- the GPM6B gene encoding neuronal membrane glycoprotein M6-b isoform X6, which yields MKPAMETAAEENTEQSQERKGCFECCIKCLGGVPYASLVATILCFSGVALFCGCGHVALAGTVAILEQHFSTNTSDHALLSEVIQLMQYVIYGIASFFFLYGIILLAEGFYTTSAVKELHGEFKTTACGRCISGMFVFLTYVLGVAWLGVFGFSAVPVFMFYNIWSTCEVIKSPQTNGTAGVEQICVDIRQYGIIPWNAFPGKICGSALENICNTNEFYMSYHLFIVACAGAGATVIALLIYMMATTYNYAVLKFKSREDCCTKF from the exons GCTGCTTTGAATGCTGCATCAAGTGTCTGGGAGGAGTCCCCTACGCCTCTCTGGTGGCCACCATCCTCTGCTTCTCCGGGGTCGCCTTGTTCTGTGGCTGTGGGCATGTGGCTCTTGCGGGGACCGTGGCGATTCTTGAGCAACACTTCTCCACCAACACCAGTGACCATGCCTTGCTGAGTGAGGT aATACAGCTGATGCAGTATGTCATCTATGGAAttgcctcctttttcttcttgtatGGGATCATTCTGTTGGCAGAAGGCTTTTACACCACAAGTGCAGTGAAAGAACTGCACGGGGAGTTTAAAACAACCGCCTGTGGCCGATGCATCAGTGGAATG TTCGTCTTCCTCACCTACGTGCTGGGAGTGGCCTGGCTGGGCGTGTTCGGTTTCTCTGCAGTGCCCGTGTTTATGTTCTACAACATATGGTCAACTTGTGAAGTCATCAAGTCACCCCAGACCAACGGAACAGCTGGTGTGGAGCAGATCTGCGTGGATATCCGGCAATACG GTATCATTCCATGGAATGCATTCCCAGGAAAGATCTGTGGCTCCGCCCTGGAGAACATCTGCAACACCAATGAG TTCTACATGTCCTATCACCTGTTCATTGTGGCCTGTGCAGGAGCTGGTGCCACCGTCATTGCCCTG CTGATCTACATGATGGCTACTACATATAACTATGCGGTTTTGAAGTTTAAGAGTCGGGAAGATTGCTGCACTAAATTCTAA
- the GPM6B gene encoding neuronal membrane glycoprotein M6-b isoform X4 — protein MKPAMETAAEENTEQSQERKGCFECCIKCLGGVPYASLVATILCFSGVALFCGCGHVALAGTVAILEQHFSTNTSDHALLSEVIQLMQYVIYGIASFFFLYGIILLAEGFYTTSAVKELHGEFKTTACGRCISGMFVFLTYVLGVAWLGVFGFSAVPVFMFYNIWSTCEVIKSPQTNGTAGVEQICVDIRQYGIIPWNAFPGKICGSALENICNTNEFYMSYHLFIVACAGAGATVIALIHFLMILSSNWAYLKDASKMQAYQDIKAKEEQELQDIQSRSKEQLNSYT, from the exons GCTGCTTTGAATGCTGCATCAAGTGTCTGGGAGGAGTCCCCTACGCCTCTCTGGTGGCCACCATCCTCTGCTTCTCCGGGGTCGCCTTGTTCTGTGGCTGTGGGCATGTGGCTCTTGCGGGGACCGTGGCGATTCTTGAGCAACACTTCTCCACCAACACCAGTGACCATGCCTTGCTGAGTGAGGT aATACAGCTGATGCAGTATGTCATCTATGGAAttgcctcctttttcttcttgtatGGGATCATTCTGTTGGCAGAAGGCTTTTACACCACAAGTGCAGTGAAAGAACTGCACGGGGAGTTTAAAACAACCGCCTGTGGCCGATGCATCAGTGGAATG TTCGTCTTCCTCACCTACGTGCTGGGAGTGGCCTGGCTGGGCGTGTTCGGTTTCTCTGCAGTGCCCGTGTTTATGTTCTACAACATATGGTCAACTTGTGAAGTCATCAAGTCACCCCAGACCAACGGAACAGCTGGTGTGGAGCAGATCTGCGTGGATATCCGGCAATACG GTATCATTCCATGGAATGCATTCCCAGGAAAGATCTGTGGCTCCGCCCTGGAGAACATCTGCAACACCAATGAG TTCTACATGTCCTATCACCTGTTCATTGTGGCCTGTGCAGGAGCTGGTGCCACCGTCATTGCCCTG ATCCACTTCCTCATGATACTGTCTTCTAACTGGGCTTACTTAAAGGATGCAAGCAAAATGCAGGCTTACCAGGATATCAAAGCAAAGGAAGAACAGGAACTGCAAGATATCCAGTCTCGCTCAAAAGAACAACTCAATTCTTACACATAA
- the GPM6B gene encoding neuronal membrane glycoprotein M6-b isoform X5, whose amino-acid sequence MGCFECCIKCLGGVPYASLVATILCFSGVALFCGCGHVALAGTVAILEQHFSTNTSDHALLSEVIQLMQYVIYGIASFFFLYGIILLAEGFYTTSAVKELHGEFKTTACGRCISGMFVFLTYVLGVAWLGVFGFSAVPVFMFYNIWSTCEVIKSPQTNGTAGVEQICVDIRQYGIIPWNAFPGKICGSALENICNTNEFYMSYHLFIVACAGAGATVIALIHFLMILSSNWAYLKDASKMQAYQDIKAKEEQELQDIQSRSKEQLNSYT is encoded by the exons GCTGCTTTGAATGCTGCATCAAGTGTCTGGGAGGAGTCCCCTACGCCTCTCTGGTGGCCACCATCCTCTGCTTCTCCGGGGTCGCCTTGTTCTGTGGCTGTGGGCATGTGGCTCTTGCGGGGACCGTGGCGATTCTTGAGCAACACTTCTCCACCAACACCAGTGACCATGCCTTGCTGAGTGAGGT aATACAGCTGATGCAGTATGTCATCTATGGAAttgcctcctttttcttcttgtatGGGATCATTCTGTTGGCAGAAGGCTTTTACACCACAAGTGCAGTGAAAGAACTGCACGGGGAGTTTAAAACAACCGCCTGTGGCCGATGCATCAGTGGAATG TTCGTCTTCCTCACCTACGTGCTGGGAGTGGCCTGGCTGGGCGTGTTCGGTTTCTCTGCAGTGCCCGTGTTTATGTTCTACAACATATGGTCAACTTGTGAAGTCATCAAGTCACCCCAGACCAACGGAACAGCTGGTGTGGAGCAGATCTGCGTGGATATCCGGCAATACG GTATCATTCCATGGAATGCATTCCCAGGAAAGATCTGTGGCTCCGCCCTGGAGAACATCTGCAACACCAATGAG TTCTACATGTCCTATCACCTGTTCATTGTGGCCTGTGCAGGAGCTGGTGCCACCGTCATTGCCCTG ATCCACTTCCTCATGATACTGTCTTCTAACTGGGCTTACTTAAAGGATGCAAGCAAAATGCAGGCTTACCAGGATATCAAAGCAAAGGAAGAACAGGAACTGCAAGATATCCAGTCTCGCTCAAAAGAACAACTCAATTCTTACACATAA